In a genomic window of Temperatibacter marinus:
- a CDS encoding RidA family protein, translating to MTVKERLEKLGITLPAAAAPVANYVPYVISGNLISISGQIPMGPTGLEFKGQVGNSVSPEEALSAARLCGINIIAQLDAALDGDLDRVVRIVKLGGFVNCVSEFAGQPQIINAASDLMVDVFGDKGRHSRSAVGTNALPLNVPVEIDALVEITA from the coding sequence ATGACTGTGAAAGAGCGTTTAGAAAAACTAGGCATCACGTTACCGGCAGCGGCAGCCCCTGTGGCGAACTATGTCCCTTATGTGATTAGCGGCAACCTTATCTCTATTTCTGGTCAAATTCCTATGGGACCAACGGGCTTAGAATTCAAAGGGCAAGTTGGAAATTCCGTATCACCGGAAGAGGCCCTGAGTGCTGCAAGACTTTGCGGCATCAATATCATCGCACAATTAGATGCGGCACTAGACGGAGACCTTGACCGTGTAGTACGTATCGTGAAACTAGGTGGCTTTGTAAACTGTGTCAGTGAATTTGCTGGACAACCTCAAATTATTAATGCTGCCTCAGACTTGATGGTTGATGTTTTTGGTGACAAGGGACGACACTCACGGTCAGCTGTGGGGACAAATGCCCTCCCCCTTAATGTCCCAGTGGAAATCGACGCACTGGTAGAAATCACTGCATAA
- a CDS encoding glycerophosphodiester phosphodiesterase family protein, translating to MPMDYSWIIKTDIAHRGLYKSGTKYEENSLAAIERAVEKGYAIEIDVRMTAEGAIVVFHDARLERLTDGRGYVSEFTYAELEKYTVGQTGLKIPLLTDVLDLVNERVPLIIEAKCPLSMDPFQLCAGIRFALEGYIGKIAVMSFNPKVALWFRDNFPDYARGLVIDFQGLSKFHRRLLTSYSLRRTNPHFLALDINSLPSKFAEKWRSSDKPLLTWTVKSKGQETVARENADALIFEAPAVAGTLDDGTP from the coding sequence ATGCCAATGGATTATAGCTGGATTATAAAGACTGATATTGCACATCGCGGGCTTTATAAGAGTGGTACAAAGTATGAAGAGAATAGCCTTGCTGCTATAGAACGTGCCGTTGAAAAAGGTTATGCCATTGAAATTGATGTCAGAATGACTGCAGAAGGGGCAATTGTGGTTTTTCATGATGCCCGTTTAGAGCGCCTTACAGATGGTAGAGGCTATGTCTCTGAATTCACATATGCAGAATTAGAAAAATACACAGTCGGACAAACTGGGCTAAAAATTCCTCTCTTGACTGATGTACTAGATTTAGTGAATGAACGTGTTCCCCTCATCATAGAAGCCAAATGCCCTCTCTCTATGGACCCTTTTCAACTTTGTGCCGGCATCAGATTCGCTCTGGAAGGCTATATTGGTAAAATAGCCGTTATGTCTTTCAATCCTAAAGTTGCCCTGTGGTTTAGGGATAATTTTCCAGACTATGCCCGAGGCCTCGTTATTGATTTCCAGGGATTAAGCAAGTTTCATCGAAGACTCTTAACGTCCTATTCTCTTCGCCGGACCAATCCACATTTTCTTGCACTCGACATTAACAGCCTCCCCTCTAAATTTGCAGAAAAATGGCGCTCATCTGATAAACCACTTCTGACTTGGACCGTGAAAAGTAAAGGACAAGAAACAGTCGCGAGAGAAAATGCAGATGCATTGATCTTTGAAGCGCCTGCAGTTGCTGGTACTCTTGATGATGGAACCCCATAA
- a CDS encoding GNAT family N-acetyltransferase, producing MMEPHKLTIEVVDSISAINESDWQSCTDGYPFSNYHFLSALEESGSVGRADTGWIPQHFIVKDSNEAVLGFMPAYLKLHSQGEYVFDHGWAEAYERAGGRYYPKLQCSIPFTPATGPRLLARQSLSDTDTQLVKNALLEGARSYCLQQQLSSFHCTFMTDGESHIALKQGYLLRHDQQFHWYNDEYKDFTDFLLSLSSRKRKQIKKERRISQHKDLVIKQLTGHEMTEDYWDVFFQCYCDTGARKWGQPYLTRDFFELIGNKMPEKIMVVYVETTTGSPVASALNFIGKEAIYGRHWGELIHYDCLHFEACYYQAIDYAIKNKIGRVEAGAQGPHKVARGYRPTKTTSAHYLSDPGFHKAVHAFLESEHQHVDHEIEYLSDHLPFKKSE from the coding sequence ATGATGGAACCCCATAAACTTACGATTGAAGTCGTTGATTCTATATCTGCAATCAATGAGAGTGACTGGCAGTCTTGTACAGACGGTTATCCTTTCTCTAACTATCATTTTCTGTCGGCACTAGAAGAGAGTGGTTCGGTCGGCCGCGCAGATACAGGGTGGATTCCGCAACATTTTATCGTCAAAGACAGCAATGAAGCCGTTCTCGGTTTTATGCCTGCCTATCTTAAACTTCACTCTCAAGGGGAATATGTTTTTGACCATGGGTGGGCTGAGGCCTATGAACGCGCTGGCGGGCGCTACTATCCTAAACTTCAGTGTTCTATTCCGTTCACCCCAGCGACAGGCCCAAGATTACTTGCGCGACAGTCCTTGAGTGACACGGACACTCAACTTGTCAAAAATGCTCTTCTAGAAGGGGCTAGATCTTATTGCTTGCAACAACAGCTTTCTAGTTTCCATTGTACTTTCATGACAGATGGCGAGTCACATATAGCCCTGAAACAAGGGTATCTTTTGCGACATGATCAACAATTTCATTGGTATAACGATGAATATAAAGATTTTACTGACTTCTTGCTCAGTCTTTCTTCAAGAAAACGTAAGCAAATCAAAAAAGAGCGCCGGATTAGTCAGCATAAAGATCTGGTTATCAAACAACTTACAGGCCACGAAATGACAGAGGACTACTGGGATGTTTTCTTTCAGTGTTACTGTGACACGGGTGCAAGGAAATGGGGGCAGCCCTATTTAACTCGGGACTTTTTTGAGCTCATTGGCAATAAAATGCCTGAAAAAATTATGGTTGTTTATGTCGAAACAACAACAGGCTCTCCCGTTGCTTCTGCCTTAAATTTCATTGGTAAAGAGGCCATTTATGGCCGCCACTGGGGCGAATTAATTCATTATGACTGTCTTCATTTTGAAGCCTGTTATTACCAAGCCATCGATTATGCTATAAAAAATAAAATTGGCCGGGTTGAGGCAGGAGCTCAAGGCCCCCACAAGGTTGCAAGAGGATACCGCCCCACTAAAACCACGTCGGCGCATTATCTATCCGATCCAGGTTTCCACAAAGCAGTCCATGCCTTTCTGGAATCAGAACATCAACATGTCGATCATGAGATTGAATATCTATCTGATCATCTTCCTTTTAAAAAATCAGAGTGA
- a CDS encoding EAL domain-containing protein produces MPHSSEFSISVTETHLLDPSDGRLSKILGWEEYDLFRQPVEFLFPPDAHSRLQKLLAAERKLDHVVFPKVPLRYHAGGYINFDMQITSNDDGSWLFEFFKVAKGSGQPTPSAEHIPAQEIYAFFDFVQAVLESPYEGDLDMAMIQVSGLREGAGLSPDQREKVRDTVEEELKNQAIGGRIGQVDEATYSLLTGGDFHEELFHEEVENAAKSLGLSLEELGVKSRTVAIDDPTLPADQMQKALSQATFAFSGHIDDMADARSITEVVSGIEHHVNLIKAALNAYGYRIGKRQASYAVAGQKFAFLLEGKVDIDGHFRRPDELINLVDHADLALEHDLKQIEEVLRQLAVQKDSSQDKIFYDLCRSCLLVPDFHERLNDLLEKYLIMPSQIGLRIMGVPPIKRGGPHWQTIKRIRKKGILLWTDRFGDAVTDEELAPLLKEGVIEMPASLLKKLISHFDGKDLITQLVKVWQSKSVWVVLENIEDEKWKRQALEAGIEIYLSRDPYTD; encoded by the coding sequence ATGCCTCATAGCAGTGAATTTTCAATCAGCGTTACTGAAACGCATTTACTGGACCCTTCAGATGGAAGGCTCTCTAAGATTTTGGGTTGGGAAGAGTATGACCTTTTCAGGCAGCCCGTTGAATTTTTATTTCCCCCTGACGCTCACAGTCGACTGCAAAAGCTCTTAGCTGCAGAGCGTAAATTGGACCATGTTGTCTTCCCAAAAGTACCTCTTCGCTATCATGCTGGTGGCTATATTAATTTTGATATGCAGATTACAAGCAATGATGACGGATCATGGCTTTTCGAGTTTTTTAAAGTCGCTAAAGGATCAGGTCAGCCCACACCTAGTGCTGAGCATATTCCAGCTCAAGAGATTTACGCCTTTTTTGACTTTGTACAGGCTGTTTTAGAGAGCCCTTATGAAGGGGACTTAGATATGGCTATGATTCAGGTCTCAGGATTGAGAGAAGGGGCAGGGCTTTCGCCAGATCAACGCGAGAAGGTCAGAGATACGGTTGAAGAAGAACTTAAAAATCAAGCGATTGGCGGACGAATTGGTCAAGTTGATGAGGCCACCTATAGCTTGCTGACGGGAGGGGATTTTCATGAAGAGCTTTTTCATGAGGAAGTTGAAAATGCCGCGAAAAGCCTGGGCTTATCTCTTGAAGAATTAGGTGTAAAGTCACGAACTGTGGCGATCGATGATCCTACCTTGCCTGCAGATCAAATGCAAAAGGCGCTATCGCAGGCTACATTTGCGTTTTCTGGGCATATTGATGATATGGCGGACGCACGGTCAATCACTGAAGTGGTGTCGGGTATTGAACATCATGTTAATTTAATTAAAGCCGCACTTAATGCCTATGGCTACAGAATAGGAAAGCGTCAGGCCTCTTATGCAGTGGCTGGACAGAAATTTGCATTTCTTCTAGAGGGGAAAGTAGATATAGACGGCCATTTCCGTCGACCTGATGAACTTATAAATCTTGTGGATCATGCTGATTTAGCTCTTGAACATGACTTGAAGCAGATTGAAGAAGTCCTTAGACAACTTGCTGTTCAAAAGGATTCATCTCAGGATAAAATATTTTATGATCTTTGCCGATCTTGCTTGTTGGTACCTGATTTTCATGAGCGCTTAAATGATCTGCTGGAAAAATATTTAATTATGCCTTCCCAAATTGGGCTGCGTATTATGGGAGTGCCACCTATTAAACGGGGAGGCCCTCATTGGCAGACAATTAAAAGGATTCGTAAAAAAGGGATCCTATTATGGACGGACCGTTTTGGTGATGCGGTTACGGATGAGGAATTAGCGCCTCTCTTAAAAGAGGGGGTGATTGAGATGCCTGCTTCTTTGCTTAAAAAACTGATCAGCCATTTTGATGGAAAAGACTTAATCACACAATTGGTAAAAGTTTGGCAGAGCAAATCTGTGTGGGTTGTGCTTGAAAACATTGAAGATGAAAAGTGGAAACGCCAAGCTTTGGAAGCTGGCATTGAAATCTATCTCTCGAGGGACCCTTATACGGATTAA
- a CDS encoding NAD(P)-dependent oxidoreductase, protein MAKVAFLGLGVMGYPMAGHLVASGHDVTVYNRTPTKVKKWLEEYQAIAEEKGVSLTGAITPAEAARGQDIVFACVGADKDILHVCMAEDGAFGAMEKGAVFVDHTTVSADAARTLEKEAQGKGLGFIDAPVSGGEAGAVNGILTVMCGGEIDAFNQVSSVMKAYGRMIKRIGPAGAGQTAKMVNQVCIAGVVQGLSEGLHLAQKAGLDAKAVVEVISKGAAGSWQMENRANTMIDGEFDFGFAVDWMRKDLAIVLEEAKRLGLDLPVTTLVDSFYADVQALGGNRQDTSSLIRRFED, encoded by the coding sequence ATGGCTAAAGTAGCATTTTTAGGACTCGGTGTGATGGGATACCCGATGGCAGGTCATCTTGTAGCTTCAGGGCATGATGTCACTGTATATAATAGAACGCCAACAAAAGTTAAGAAGTGGCTTGAAGAGTATCAAGCTATCGCCGAAGAGAAGGGGGTCTCTCTTACAGGGGCAATAACGCCTGCTGAGGCTGCAAGAGGGCAGGATATTGTTTTTGCATGCGTTGGCGCCGATAAAGATATTCTTCATGTTTGCATGGCTGAGGATGGTGCATTTGGGGCCATGGAAAAAGGGGCCGTTTTTGTAGATCACACAACAGTATCAGCAGATGCAGCGCGCACATTAGAAAAAGAAGCGCAGGGGAAAGGTCTAGGTTTTATCGATGCGCCAGTATCAGGAGGTGAAGCTGGTGCCGTTAACGGGATCCTCACGGTTATGTGTGGTGGAGAGATTGATGCCTTTAATCAGGTATCTTCTGTAATGAAGGCCTATGGTCGCATGATTAAACGGATTGGCCCTGCGGGCGCGGGTCAGACTGCGAAAATGGTTAATCAAGTTTGTATTGCAGGCGTGGTTCAAGGCCTGTCAGAAGGCCTACATTTGGCACAAAAAGCGGGTTTAGATGCAAAGGCTGTTGTCGAAGTGATCTCGAAAGGCGCTGCTGGCAGTTGGCAGATGGAAAATAGAGCCAATACTATGATTGATGGTGAATTTGACTTTGGTTTCGCGGTAGACTGGATGCGGAAAGACCTTGCCATCGTTCTAGAGGAAGCAAAGCGTTTAGGCCTAGACCTTCCTGTGACGACCCTGGTTGATAGTTTTTACGCCGACGTTCAGGCCTTAGGCGGAAATCGTCAGGATACAAGCAGTTTGATTAGGCGATTTGAAGACTAG
- a CDS encoding penicillin acylase family protein — protein sequence MRKSLKWVIGLVLVFGLTAITSILILRSSLPTLSGQVHVTGISGSVTIARDENGVPHISAAEWKDLYFGVGYVHAQDRLWQLEMNRRIGSGRLAEAVGEAGLRTDRYFRTLGFRDRAEKAYANMSLEEKATLQAYADGINAYLTTRTGVLPPEFLILGVDPEPWTPVDSLVWGKMMWLSLSTNYRRELARAQLMTKLSPEQVAHLYPTYPGEFEHPLPDMKDYLKDLPLDALASAVGEEKPNGFGSNNWVISGDLTKSGKPLLANDPHLGLTTPSIWYLVRLHHLNENKNIVGVSFPGNPGVVLGRNDQIAWGFTNTATDVQDLFIEKLMEDQNYYLTPDGPKRFIERQEIIKVKDGDDVRLTVRETRHGPVLTDLLDRERSITPEGHVLALQWTALGDKDSQVEALAGMMKAETFEQVKESAKLYMGPQQNMVYADTEGNIGYYSPSTIPVRHEDNHINGRLPSPGWLAVYDWQGYLPLSEVPERYNVESGIIATANEKIVEHDYPHYLTRDWSMPYRGNRIRNELSQRKDHDIETMKALHLDTVSDVSKDLSPLFPAKNDRYPQLLKALKDWNGDFDKERAEPLIFDHWMRLYSKALMADELGEELYNKTLRKRPYFLKNVWAAEARTPAHPQDPYYALPPIDDESLAKWCDNVQTTDQRETCAQLSEKAFDDAMDGLIKAHGEDWNSWRWGDAHILTQTHRPFGEVKAIAEYFQLTSEQAGSTFTINVAGNSWREKSLNKSSFGASYRGIFDLANMDDSLFITTTGQSGNPLSKHFGDMLPLWSAGNYIKIPTAQVIPIGSDVLVLKKE from the coding sequence ATGCGCAAAAGTTTAAAATGGGTGATCGGTCTTGTCTTAGTTTTTGGCCTCACTGCAATCACCTCAATCCTCATCCTTCGATCGAGCCTTCCAACTCTTTCTGGACAAGTCCATGTTACTGGTATTTCAGGTAGTGTGACTATTGCAAGAGATGAGAACGGTGTGCCGCATATCAGCGCAGCTGAATGGAAAGATCTTTATTTTGGTGTTGGCTATGTTCATGCGCAGGATCGACTTTGGCAGTTAGAAATGAACCGACGAATTGGTTCTGGCCGTCTGGCTGAAGCTGTTGGGGAAGCTGGACTTCGGACTGACCGATACTTTAGAACTCTTGGCTTTAGAGATCGGGCAGAAAAAGCCTATGCCAATATGTCTTTAGAAGAAAAAGCGACGCTACAAGCCTATGCAGATGGCATTAATGCTTACCTCACAACCCGAACGGGGGTTTTGCCTCCTGAATTTTTGATCCTTGGTGTAGATCCTGAACCTTGGACCCCCGTCGACTCCCTAGTATGGGGGAAAATGATGTGGCTCTCACTTTCTACCAATTACCGCCGTGAATTAGCACGTGCCCAATTGATGACCAAACTTTCACCTGAGCAAGTCGCGCATCTATATCCTACCTATCCGGGTGAATTTGAACATCCTCTTCCCGATATGAAAGACTACCTGAAGGACCTCCCTCTTGACGCTCTTGCCTCAGCTGTAGGAGAAGAAAAGCCAAATGGATTTGGATCTAACAATTGGGTCATTAGTGGAGATTTAACAAAATCTGGCAAACCACTGCTAGCGAACGATCCACATTTAGGGCTTACAACTCCGTCGATCTGGTATCTTGTTCGACTGCATCATTTAAATGAAAATAAAAATATTGTCGGTGTAAGCTTTCCTGGAAACCCTGGCGTCGTCCTAGGTAGAAATGATCAGATCGCTTGGGGATTTACCAACACTGCCACTGATGTTCAGGACCTCTTTATTGAAAAACTGATGGAGGATCAGAATTATTATCTGACCCCAGACGGGCCAAAACGCTTTATTGAGCGACAAGAAATAATAAAAGTGAAAGACGGTGACGACGTCAGACTAACGGTGCGAGAAACGCGCCATGGCCCTGTTTTAACAGATTTGTTAGATCGGGAACGCTCGATCACTCCAGAGGGGCACGTACTGGCTTTACAGTGGACGGCACTCGGCGATAAAGATTCACAAGTTGAAGCCCTCGCTGGTATGATGAAGGCAGAAACATTTGAGCAGGTAAAAGAAAGTGCCAAACTCTATATGGGACCTCAGCAAAACATGGTTTACGCTGACACAGAAGGAAATATTGGGTATTATTCCCCCTCCACGATCCCTGTAAGACATGAAGATAATCATATCAATGGCCGCCTTCCCTCACCAGGATGGCTCGCCGTCTATGACTGGCAAGGCTATTTACCACTTAGCGAAGTTCCTGAGCGCTATAATGTTGAGAGCGGTATTATAGCGACAGCCAATGAAAAAATCGTTGAACATGATTATCCTCATTATCTCACCCGCGACTGGTCAATGCCTTATAGAGGCAATCGTATTCGCAACGAACTGTCGCAAAGAAAAGATCATGATATTGAAACCATGAAGGCTTTGCATTTGGATACAGTTTCAGATGTTTCAAAAGACTTATCTCCACTCTTTCCCGCAAAAAATGATCGCTATCCACAGCTTTTAAAAGCCCTCAAAGACTGGAATGGGGATTTCGATAAGGAAAGAGCAGAGCCTCTCATATTTGATCACTGGATGCGCTTATATTCTAAAGCGCTAATGGCCGATGAGTTAGGTGAGGAGTTATATAATAAAACCCTCAGAAAAAGGCCTTACTTCCTGAAAAATGTCTGGGCCGCTGAGGCAAGAACCCCTGCCCATCCGCAAGACCCTTACTATGCATTGCCGCCCATTGACGACGAAAGTCTCGCAAAGTGGTGCGATAACGTCCAAACCACGGATCAAAGGGAAACATGTGCCCAGCTGAGCGAAAAAGCCTTTGATGATGCTATGGACGGCTTGATAAAGGCTCACGGCGAGGATTGGAATTCATGGCGCTGGGGGGATGCCCATATTCTCACTCAGACTCATCGCCCCTTCGGTGAAGTCAAGGCAATCGCAGAGTATTTCCAATTAACGTCAGAACAAGCAGGCAGCACATTCACAATTAATGTTGCTGGAAACAGTTGGAGAGAGAAAAGCCTTAACAAAAGCAGCTTTGGTGCGAGCTATCGCGGTATATTTGACCTCGCCAACATGGACGACAGCCTCTTCATTACCACAACTGGCCAATCTGGGAACCCTCTCTCAAAGCATTTTGGGGATATGCTTCCCTTATGGTCAGCCGGGAATTATATTAAAATACCTACGGCTCAAGTTATCCCTATAGGATCGGATGTTTTAGTCCTCAAAAAAGAATAG
- a CDS encoding flagellar motor protein MotB: MADENIRPIIKKVKKVVGGGAHGGAWKVAYADFVTAMMAFFMLLWLLNVAPPETLSGLADYFTPTTAVSSSNSGGNDPLNAGKNVVKGSNAVIDVQLKPQKKNEEEERKSSEGGNEKSEPTPEEIRDLEIQDLIRQQEAENEDYEDLIEKINISIQQSQTLNEFSEHIQMEITEDGLKIQLIDRDRRPMFRRGTDEMYSFAQNLLREIGASVQNLSNRVTIEGHTDNTSRESRQGYDNWDLSADRANRARRVLFSAGVTSDRFFAVLGKASTAPLYPRNPERNENRRIAILLMRETDSVPRGYEID, encoded by the coding sequence GTGGCTGATGAAAATATACGCCCGATAATTAAAAAAGTTAAAAAAGTTGTAGGCGGTGGTGCTCATGGGGGTGCGTGGAAGGTTGCCTATGCTGACTTTGTAACAGCAATGATGGCCTTTTTCATGCTGCTATGGCTTTTGAATGTTGCACCACCAGAAACTCTTTCTGGCCTGGCAGATTATTTCACGCCCACGACAGCTGTCTCTTCTTCAAATTCTGGCGGTAATGACCCACTCAATGCTGGGAAAAATGTTGTCAAAGGCAGTAACGCCGTGATTGATGTTCAATTAAAACCACAAAAAAAGAATGAAGAAGAAGAGCGAAAATCAAGTGAGGGCGGCAACGAAAAGTCGGAACCCACCCCTGAGGAAATTCGCGATCTAGAAATTCAAGACCTTATCCGCCAACAAGAAGCTGAAAATGAAGATTATGAAGATTTAATTGAAAAAATTAATATCTCTATTCAACAATCACAAACGCTGAATGAATTTTCTGAACATATTCAAATGGAAATCACGGAAGATGGCTTAAAAATCCAATTGATCGATAGAGACAGACGTCCCATGTTTCGTCGAGGGACGGATGAAATGTACAGCTTTGCTCAGAATTTACTGCGTGAAATTGGTGCATCGGTTCAAAACTTAAGTAATCGTGTTACCATTGAAGGGCATACGGACAATACCTCTCGCGAGAGCCGCCAAGGATATGACAATTGGGATTTGTCCGCCGATCGTGCGAACAGAGCTAGACGGGTTCTTTTTTCTGCGGGTGTGACTTCTGATCGCTTTTTTGCCGTCCTTGGTAAAGCTTCTACAGCGCCTTTATACCCAAGAAATCCAGAACGCAATGAGAACCGTCGTATCGCCATTCTCTTGATGCGTGAAACGGACTCTGTTCCTCGCGGATATGAGATTGACTAA
- a CDS encoding SLC13 family permease: protein MEIIEPTIQMWLTFGVVIGAIVAYSVDRIPLEISSIAAVSALLLLFHLAPVQDASGTTLVGTRDLLKGFADPALMTILCLLVTGQALVQTGALNGLAQKLLGWGQKNPSGIIIICLIAVMVVSAVMNNTPVVVIFIPILTVITDKLGRSSSSVMMPLSFVAILGGNLTVIGSSTNLLASGAYELSGGEKIGFFDFTIPGSVMAVVGITYILFIMPRILKPRSNLASRIQDRSGKQFLFQIDITAGSKLEGQSSVAGLFPGLKDVTIRMITQNGEKLLPPYDDITLHTGDQVMVAATRSVMQNLMNNDPELISHVEEEGMKGDDENGKNAEIIAEVVVAPASRLDGRTLSMANFRGETSCAVMGLQRRSRMIRDHLFNQRLEAGDVLLVMGTRSNIESLRHNIDVILMDWSKTDLPIANRAIHAQIIFGVMVALAATGLLPIAVSAMLGALLMIITGCLNVRQASRAIDRRVFTIVGAALALGTAMQGTGGAEYLATSVVNAMIEAPVWVLLSGFFMLVALLTNVLSNNATAVLFTPIAVSIATKLNMDPMPFLLAVIFGANCSFATPMSYQTNLLVMAPGHYRFTDFLKAGTPLIFIMWITFTFLIPWYYNLY from the coding sequence ATGGAAATAATTGAGCCTACAATTCAGATGTGGCTGACCTTTGGGGTCGTAATAGGTGCTATCGTTGCCTATTCAGTTGATAGAATTCCTCTCGAAATCTCATCAATTGCTGCGGTTTCGGCCCTCTTGCTTTTGTTTCACCTTGCACCGGTACAGGACGCTTCAGGGACAACACTTGTGGGGACACGCGACCTTTTAAAAGGCTTTGCAGATCCTGCTTTAATGACCATCTTATGTTTGCTAGTTACGGGGCAAGCTCTTGTTCAGACTGGCGCTTTAAATGGCCTGGCTCAAAAATTACTGGGTTGGGGGCAGAAAAACCCATCTGGAATAATCATTATTTGCCTGATTGCAGTGATGGTCGTCTCAGCTGTAATGAATAATACTCCTGTGGTGGTGATCTTCATTCCAATCCTTACAGTTATCACGGATAAACTTGGGCGGAGCAGCAGCAGTGTGATGATGCCCCTGTCTTTTGTTGCTATTCTCGGAGGTAACTTAACTGTCATTGGCTCAAGCACAAACTTACTAGCTTCCGGTGCTTATGAACTTTCTGGTGGTGAGAAAATAGGTTTCTTTGATTTTACAATACCAGGGTCCGTCATGGCTGTGGTCGGCATAACCTATATCCTGTTTATAATGCCAAGAATTTTAAAACCTCGGAGCAATTTGGCCAGTCGTATACAGGATCGAAGTGGCAAGCAATTTTTATTTCAAATCGACATAACTGCAGGAAGCAAACTTGAGGGACAATCTTCTGTTGCAGGATTATTCCCAGGTCTAAAAGACGTTACCATAAGAATGATCACTCAAAACGGAGAGAAATTACTGCCTCCCTATGATGATATTACCTTGCATACTGGAGATCAGGTTATGGTTGCTGCAACACGCAGCGTGATGCAAAACCTCATGAATAACGACCCCGAACTTATTTCCCATGTTGAGGAAGAAGGGATGAAGGGGGATGATGAGAATGGTAAAAATGCAGAAATCATCGCTGAGGTCGTCGTTGCTCCAGCCTCGCGCCTCGACGGACGAACGCTCTCCATGGCAAACTTTCGCGGAGAAACAAGCTGCGCTGTCATGGGTTTACAACGTCGAAGTCGCATGATCCGTGATCACCTTTTTAACCAGCGTTTAGAAGCTGGTGATGTGCTGTTGGTGATGGGGACACGGTCTAATATCGAGAGTTTACGCCATAACATTGATGTCATCCTCATGGACTGGTCAAAAACAGATCTCCCAATAGCGAACAGGGCTATTCACGCACAGATAATTTTTGGTGTTATGGTCGCACTTGCTGCGACTGGCCTCCTACCAATCGCAGTCTCAGCAATGCTTGGAGCACTTTTGATGATCATCACCGGTTGCTTGAATGTGCGACAGGCTAGCCGTGCGATTGATAGACGAGTGTTTACCATTGTTGGTGCTGCCCTCGCCCTTGGCACAGCCATGCAAGGAACAGGCGGTGCTGAGTATCTAGCAACAAGCGTGGTAAATGCCATGATCGAAGCACCAGTTTGGGTTTTGCTCTCAGGGTTTTTCATGCTGGTAGCACTTCTGACCAATGTTTTGTCTAACAATGCGACAGCGGTCCTCTTTACCCCTATTGCAGTCTCAATTGCTACAAAGTTAAATATGGACCCAATGCCCTTTTTACTGGCTGTTATCTTTGGGGCCAACTGTAGCTTTGCAACACCCATGTCCTATCAGACGAACTTACTTGTGATGGCGCCCGGTCATTATCGCTTTACTGACTTCTTAAAAGCAGGAACCCCTTTAATTTTCATAATGTGGATAACTTTCACTTTTTTAATACCTTGGTATTATAATCTTTATTAA
- a CDS encoding arginyltransferase encodes MTDQGLQFPRFYVTAPSACPYIDGKIERKVFTELAGPDAHNVNEALSRIGFRRSQSVAYRPACENCAACISVRVVSEEFCPSTSQKRILKNNRDIKSAVVPAEITDEHYALLKVYLEARHQDGSMADMTYDDFQEMVESSTVDTFLIEYRETLTGALIGLALTDEHSDGLSMVYSLFDPKHDKRSMGSYMILDHITRAQKAVRPYIYLGYWIEDSRKMSYKEKFQPLEKLGPDGWYR; translated from the coding sequence ATGACTGACCAGGGCCTACAATTTCCACGCTTTTATGTGACGGCCCCGTCTGCTTGTCCTTATATCGATGGGAAAATAGAACGTAAGGTCTTTACAGAACTTGCAGGTCCCGATGCCCATAATGTCAATGAAGCCCTTAGCAGAATCGGTTTCAGACGCAGTCAATCTGTTGCTTATCGTCCTGCCTGTGAAAATTGTGCCGCCTGCATCTCCGTCCGTGTTGTTTCAGAAGAATTTTGCCCTTCTACTTCTCAGAAGCGAATTCTAAAAAATAATCGAGATATCAAGTCCGCAGTCGTGCCTGCTGAAATTACAGATGAGCATTATGCCCTTCTGAAAGTTTATCTTGAAGCCAGACACCAGGATGGCAGCATGGCAGATATGACATATGATGACTTTCAAGAGATGGTTGAAAGCTCGACCGTCGATACCTTCCTCATAGAATATAGAGAAACGTTAACAGGGGCCTTAATTGGGCTTGCCCTTACGGATGAACATAGTGATGGCCTGTCGATGGTCTATAGTCTGTTCGATCCAAAACACGACAAGCGTAGCATGGGCAGTTATATGATCCTTGATCACATTACCAGAGCCCAAAAGGCTGTGCGTCCATATATCTACCTTGGCTATTGGATCGAAGACAGTCGGAAAATGTCCTATAAGGAAAAATTCCAGCCTTTAGAAAAGCTAGGTCCAGACGGTTGGTATCGTTAA